Genomic window (Dyadobacter fanqingshengii):
CGTAGGCTCCTGTTCGCTGATATACAGGGGCAGGTAACCGCTCATGGTTGTTTTATATTCCAGAAAAAACGGGATCGTAATGCGGAACTCACTCCACTTACTCGGCACGGAGGCCTGAAAAGACCAGGGAGCGGGTTTATCGCGGACAGTCAATGGCGTTGTGCGCCTGTACGAATATTCGATCACCGAACCTTTGCGTGCATTGGCGAGGTTGAATTTGTAAGCATAATATTTACCCGTGGCTTTTTCCCGCTTGATCGACTTCCTGTCCATCGCAGTTCGTACAACCTGTCCGTTCTCCATATTATACGTGTATCCCTGAATGTCGTCCAACATTTCCTGGTTCTCGGGTCCGCTGCCTTCGTAAGTATTGATTGCAATGGAAGCTCGGTCCAGGGCTGACTCTTTTAGGATTTTGATCCTGATCCAGGATTCCATCACCATCACAAGTCCGCGGATGTCGTCGTAACGGTAAGTAACTTCGCCAAAATCGTAGAGGTAAACTGCGGCGGCCGAGCTATCGCCCGGGAAAGCAGTCATTTCTACCGCGGCACGGTCCACAACCCCGAATTTGGGTTTGAAATCATCCTGGGCAAAAGCATTGAGTGAGAGAAACGTGAGGATTGAAAGGGCATAAACCCTCCATGAAACAACGCAGGACAGTCTGCACTGAAGTAAAAAGTGAGTCATGCAACGAACAAATGAAGAGGTAGAAATTATTATGCATAATTGCAGCATTAATTTGATTTTCACAAAAAATTTGTAACTCTTGGTAGATTTTTTTTCACTCAAATCCGTCAAACTGCAAAAACAGATTTTAATGCCTATTTTTGAGACGAAACAGAGCCCGGCCTTGTTCCCATTTTACCTATTCCTATTAACCCGGATCATTAACATTTTACAATTACTATGTCATCTTTTGAAAATGGAAGCCCACTTCGCGTACTAGTCGTCGGTTGTGGCAACATGGGAGCCTCCCATGCATTTGCATATCATTCGCTGGACGGTTTTGAGATCTGCGGGATCGTTTCAACAGGCAAAAGCAAAGAAGTTCTGAATGAAAAACTTGGCGGCGGTTATGCGCTTTTCAGCGATTATGACACTGCTTTGAGGGAAACAAAACCGGATGCAGTCTGCATTTCAACTTACCCGGACACGCATGAGGACTTTGCAATAAAAGCGCTTGAAAGCGGTGCGCATGTTTTCATCGAAAAACCGCTTGCTGATACTGTTGAAGGGGCTAAGCGTGTGGTGGAAGCTGCGAAAACGGCTGGTAAGAAAGTGGTTGTAGGTTATATTCTTCGTGTGCATCCTTCGTGGGAGCGTTTTGTTGCTGAGGCACAAAACCTTGGAAAACCATTGGTTATGCGCATGAACCTGAACCAGCAAAGCCACGGATATATGTGGGGCGTTCACCGGAACCTGATGAAAAGCCTGAGCCCCATCGTGGACTGCGGAGTGCATTACATAGACGTAATGTGCCAGATGACGCGTTCGAAACCTTTGCGCGTAAACGCAATTGGTGCACGTTTGACGGAAGACATTCCTGCGGGAAATTATAATTACGGTCAATTGCAGATCTGGTTTGAAGATGGTTCCGTAGGCTGGTACGAAGCGGGTTGGGGACCGATGATCAGTGAAACTGCATTCTTTGTGAAAGATGTGATCGGACCGAAAGGAAGCGTTTCTATCGTAGCAAAAGATGCGGGCGGAACGGGAAAATCTTCTTCCGTAGAAGCGCATACGAAGACCGAATCGATCCGTGTGCATTATGCAGACCTGAATGATCAGGACGAATTTGTGAAAGAAGATTCCTGGATCAATCTGGAAGACGAGCCGGATCACCAGGAACTCTGCAACCGCGAGCAGCGCTATTTCCTGAATGCGGTCCGTGAGGATTTCGATCTGACAGACCACTTGCAGGATGCTGTGACGAGTTTACAAATTGCATTTGCATGTGACGAATCAGTGAAGACCGGACGCACCGTGGACCTGGTTTAACAGCTTCGGAATAAATAAATGCCTTGTTACTTTTCGGTTACATACGGAAAAAGTAACAAGGCACTTTTATGTATACTAATGGTTAACTAATTGATTCCGAGCGAAAATTGATCATTTATGGCTGAATTTATGCAAACGTTTGCACAGAAAATTCTATATTTTCTCTGCCTCTCATTCGAAATTTATTGTTAATTATTATAATATTGCAACGTATTTTTAAGACTTTTAAAAATCTCATCCGATTGGATATTGTTTTGCATCGTTTTTACACTTTGAAAAGTCACGCAAATACCCTGGCACAAATCACGCTCCTGGCACCTCTCACGATTAATAATTTCGTTGCACCTGGTTTGCAAATCAAAACCCTCTAAACATCAAAATCCCAAAACAGAACATTGCCGATGCCAAAAATTTGTCTTTTCAAAAATTGAATTAATTAAATAATAACCATAATTTAATACATAAGCATAAATTCATTTCCTCACCTGTAAACTACTAATTTATGACACAGAAAACACTCAATTGCTAAAATTCACTTTGTACCAGTTTATGAACATTTGCCAAGATTGCATGAAAAACGTTTAACCAATACTAACCTACATGAAAAATACCGATACCTATCAATGGTTGTTCCGAATGCGGAATATCCGGAATGCATTGTTTTTAATACCCGCTCTTTCAAGTCCCTTTGTGGCTTCTGCCAACACGATCATCGCTTCGGGGACTGCTGCTCATGCTAAAATTGATAAAACTTTAAAAGGAAAAGTTACCGATAAGGAAAACGGGGACGGCTTACCAGGTGTAAACGTCGTTATAAAAGGTTCCAGCACAGGTACAACAACTGACGGAACTGGAAATTACACACTGCAAGTGCCTGACGCAGGCGCAACGCTTGTTTTCAGCTTTGTGGGTTACATTGGTCAGGAAGTTGAAGTGGGAAACCGCACAACGCTTGACCTTGCATTGGAATCAGATTCAAAAGCGCTTAGTGAAGTGGTCGTTATCGGTTACGGTACCGCTAAAAAGTCTGACTTAACAGGTTCCGTAGGTTCTGTTAAGGAAGATCAGCTGAAAGAGCGTCCGGCACCATCTTTGAACCAGGCTCTTCAGGGTAAGGTTTCCGGTGTGCAGGTTAACGTGAACTCGGGACGCCCAGGTGGTCGTGCCAATGTGCGTATCCGTGGATTTAGCTCTATTAACTCTTCAAACAACCCATTGTACGTGGTGGATGGTGTAATGCTTCCGCAAGGAAACCAGAACCAGCAAAGCCAGGCCATCGACTTCATTAACCCTAACGACATCGTGTCTGTTGAGGTTTTGAAAGATGCTTCGTCGACAGCTATTTATGGTGCAAGAGGTGCGAATGGTGTTATTTTGGTTACCACTAAAAAAGGAAAATCGGGCGAAGGTGTTGTTACTTACAACCTGGACCTGAGCGTTCCGACAGCGGGGCCAAAAAGAGCAAAAGTGTTGAACGCAAAAGAATATCTTGCGGTTGAAGACCTTGCTTATGCAAACATTGCAAAATATGACCCTGCTGGATGGGCTGCCGGAAAATATGCTCCGCAAAACCCGAAAGTGCGCCGCGCAGAACTGAACGCGAAACACCCTGATATCTTTACAGTAGACGGAAGCGGTAATTTCATCCCAAACTATGATACCGACTGGTTCAAAGAAGCTACGCAAAACAAGGTTTCCCAAAACCATCAATTGGGCTTCAGCGGTGGTAACAACAAAACAACTTACTCGTTGTCATTGAACTATCGTGACGATCAGGGTTTGATCAAAACATCTTTCCTGAAACGTTATTCAACTCGTTTCAGCATTGATGACCAGGTTAAAAAATGGTTGAAAGTCGGAGCTACATTGAGCTATAACAACCAGGCTGAAAACCTTGTCGATATCAATGATGCGGTTCCACGTCAAATGGTAGAGGATTTTCCTTTCCTTCCTGTTAAATACCCGGACGGAACTTATGCCAACAACCGTGATTATCCACAGGCTGAAGGTGCATTCAGCTCGGTTCACCGTTTGAATGGTCGTAAATACAACCAGAATACGCAGACTACTTTGGGTAGCTTATATGCTAACGTGTCACTTGCTCCTGGCCTTGAATTGCGTTCAATCCTTGGTGCGAACATTTTGACTCAAGAGATCAACGAATCGCAGACGCGTACATTGGCTATCGGTGAATCTGGTACAGCTGGTAAATACAACAGAAAAGAAACATTCTGGTCTTTTGAAAACTACCTGACTTACAACAAAACTTTCAATGGTATCCACGCGATCAACGCGCTTTTGGGTATTTCATGGCAGGAAACAAACATTGCGACAACTGGTGCAAGCGTTCGTAACTTCTCTACGGATTACTTCAACTTCAATAACCTCGGAGCGGGCGCAACCTTGCCGACTGTAGGTTCTGGTGCTGCACGTTTTGCGTTCAATTCTTACTTTGGACGTGTGAACTACACATTGAAAGAGAAATATCTGTTAACAGTAACGGGCCGTATCGATGGTTCATCTAAATTCGGTGATAACCACAAATATGCGGTGTTCCCATCTGCTGCTTTGGCATGGAAAGTTTCTGATGAAGAATTCCTGAAAGGAAACACGCTTATCTCGAACCTGAAACTGAGAACCAGCTATGGTTTGACTGGTAACTCTGAAATCCCTGCATATTCTTCATTGTCTCTGCTGAGCGCTAACTACGCAACCATCTACAACGATGCGAGATTTAACGGAACGGGTATCAACAGACTTGCTAACCCTGATTTGAAGTGGGAAAAAACAGCGCAAACTGATGCAGGTCTTGAAATTAGCTTCCTGAAAGGCAGAATCTCTCTTGAGGCGGATTATTATTACAGAAAAACGACAGATATGCTTCTGGATGCACCGGTTCCACGTACAAGCGGTTACGCGGTTATCAGAAAGAACATTGGTTCAATGGAAAACAAAGGAGTTGAGCTTGCTTTGAATACGACGAACATTGAAAGAGCTAACTTCTCATGGAATACTAACTTCAATATCTCGTTCAACAGAAGCAAAGTATTGTCATTGGCAACACCTTCTGACATTTTCGGAGTGGGTGGTCCTGGTATTACCAACCAAACGAGCATTATCCGTATCGGAGAGCCTGTTGGTGCATTCTGGGGACTTACACGTCTGGGCGTATGGAGCGAGGCTGAAAGAGATGAGGCTGCTAAGTTTACCAGCTATCGTAACAACCTTAAAATGTTGCCTGGTGATATCAAATACAAAGATTTCAACGGCGACGGTGCCATCACAGATGCGGATCGCAGCATTATCGGAAATGGTAGCCCAAAAGGCTGGGGAACTTTGGCGAACACAGTTCGTTACGGCAACTTTGACCTGACATTTGACATGCAGTTCTCTTATGGAAATGATATCATGGACATGAAC
Coding sequences:
- a CDS encoding Gfo/Idh/MocA family protein: MSSFENGSPLRVLVVGCGNMGASHAFAYHSLDGFEICGIVSTGKSKEVLNEKLGGGYALFSDYDTALRETKPDAVCISTYPDTHEDFAIKALESGAHVFIEKPLADTVEGAKRVVEAAKTAGKKVVVGYILRVHPSWERFVAEAQNLGKPLVMRMNLNQQSHGYMWGVHRNLMKSLSPIVDCGVHYIDVMCQMTRSKPLRVNAIGARLTEDIPAGNYNYGQLQIWFEDGSVGWYEAGWGPMISETAFFVKDVIGPKGSVSIVAKDAGGTGKSSSVEAHTKTESIRVHYADLNDQDEFVKEDSWINLEDEPDHQELCNREQRYFLNAVREDFDLTDHLQDAVTSLQIAFACDESVKTGRTVDLV
- a CDS encoding SusC/RagA family TonB-linked outer membrane protein, with amino-acid sequence MKNTDTYQWLFRMRNIRNALFLIPALSSPFVASANTIIASGTAAHAKIDKTLKGKVTDKENGDGLPGVNVVIKGSSTGTTTDGTGNYTLQVPDAGATLVFSFVGYIGQEVEVGNRTTLDLALESDSKALSEVVVIGYGTAKKSDLTGSVGSVKEDQLKERPAPSLNQALQGKVSGVQVNVNSGRPGGRANVRIRGFSSINSSNNPLYVVDGVMLPQGNQNQQSQAIDFINPNDIVSVEVLKDASSTAIYGARGANGVILVTTKKGKSGEGVVTYNLDLSVPTAGPKRAKVLNAKEYLAVEDLAYANIAKYDPAGWAAGKYAPQNPKVRRAELNAKHPDIFTVDGSGNFIPNYDTDWFKEATQNKVSQNHQLGFSGGNNKTTYSLSLNYRDDQGLIKTSFLKRYSTRFSIDDQVKKWLKVGATLSYNNQAENLVDINDAVPRQMVEDFPFLPVKYPDGTYANNRDYPQAEGAFSSVHRLNGRKYNQNTQTTLGSLYANVSLAPGLELRSILGANILTQEINESQTRTLAIGESGTAGKYNRKETFWSFENYLTYNKTFNGIHAINALLGISWQETNIATTGASVRNFSTDYFNFNNLGAGATLPTVGSGAARFAFNSYFGRVNYTLKEKYLLTVTGRIDGSSKFGDNHKYAVFPSAALAWKVSDEEFLKGNTLISNLKLRTSYGLTGNSEIPAYSSLSLLSANYATIYNDARFNGTGINRLANPDLKWEKTAQTDAGLEISFLKGRISLEADYYYRKTTDMLLDAPVPRTSGYAVIRKNIGSMENKGVELALNTTNIERANFSWNTNFNISFNRSKVLSLATPSDIFGVGGPGITNQTSIIRIGEPVGAFWGLTRLGVWSEAERDEAAKFTSYRNNLKMLPGDIKYKDFNGDGAITDADRSIIGNGSPKGWGTLANTVRYGNFDLTFDMQFSYGNDIMDMNLHASEDRVSIANSYATVLGAWTPENQNSQIAEIRETRAGYVTNVDTRWIFDGSFLRGRNLLLGYSFPSEMISKMKLSKLRIYVSAQNFFLLTKYPHGDPEQTPIRGGDADNVFSQGMIWHSYPKPTTYMAGLQIAF